The Nostoc sp. 'Lobaria pulmonaria (5183) cyanobiont' DNA window GATTTTGCTCAAAGTTTGGGAAATGAAGTATCTACCAAAACCTAATTTAGATACAACAGCAATTTTGCTACAAGAGAGTACGCAACAGGTGCAGTGCGCGGATTCTGAAACTACACAGGTTGATGCGGCGTGAAGAGAGGTGGAGATTTCCTGTATAGCGATCACAAAATCATAGCGTACCACAGATGTATTACACAGATCCCTGACTTCGTAAAAGTTGTCGGGGATCTTGCTTTTGATGATTCAAGACTAGATGAAAATTCCAAACTTTATAGTGGGTTCTATATTCAGGGCGGGCAGGATACTCACCCCACAAGATGGATAATTTATTTATTAGAAATACTTAATAAATTAATATTTTTAACAAAATATTTTCATAAAAGCTACCCCTGCTCAAAAGTGAGTGATTGACCAGATAAAATAATTTATTAGTTTACCCTGTAGTACTTTCACAATCATGAGCAGCTTTTGATTCAGCGCGGTAGATTAATGATACCTAAAAACTTGCAACAATGATTTACAAGTTTTCTAAAGAAAACTAACACCCTCTAAGAATAACCAGTCGCCATCGGATGGGTTAATGTCTATGTGTATGCTTATAGGAAAATAGCTGATTTCCAGCAGCAGGTAACTTGCTAGTGTTGTAGACAGTTACTTGCGGTAGAATCTGCCAAAGTTAAAGCCTTCGGAATTTGACGAATCTGCTGGTATGGATACGAATAACAAAAGTTCCTCTAGCTTCAAACAGGAGAATCGAGGCTTGGTAATCGATCGCCTAAAACAGGACTTAAAAAACGACCTGATTGCTGGCTTGTTGGTAATAATTCCCTTAGCAACCACTATCTGGCTGACAATTACCATTGCGACTTGGGTAATCAACTTCCTCACCCAAATTCCCAAACAATTGAATCCCTTTGATGGGTTAAACCCATTTTTAGTAAATATATTTAATTTATTAGTAGGATTAGCTGTACCACTACTAAGTATATTACTGATGGGCTTGATGGCTCGGAATCTAGCTGGGCGGTGGTTGTTAGATTTTGGTGAGCGATTATTACAGGCAATTTCTTTAGCAGGACAAGTATACAAAACTCTCAAACAGCTTTTAGAAACAATACTGAAAGATTCTAATGGCAAGTTTCGCCGGGTAATTTTGGTAGAGTACCCTCGCCGAGGAATTTGGGCGATCGCTTTTGTTACTGGTGCAATCAGCAGTGATATCCAAACCCAGATATCTCGCCCTGTGCTAAGTGTTTTTATCCCCACCACCCAAAATCCGACTACCGGATGGTACGCAGTCGTTCCTGAAGACGAGGTGGTGAACCTCTCCATGTCGATTGAAGACGCCTTTAAAATAGTTGTATCAGGTGGCATTGTCGCCTCCAATACGCCTTTGGTTTTCCCCAAATCCACACTGGAAGTGAAACACGACGAAATCAAGCAGCAGGTTATTCCCGTTGAAGAAACTTAAAATCAATCTGGCATAGTCACAAGCAAATGCGTAATGTTGTTGTTTAACTGTGCCAAAATTGATAGGCTTATAAGTTTGTCTTGCCTAGTTAATCAGTTCTCGCACAATCACCCCTCAGTTTTATGCAACCTCGTAAACCCCAGCAAATTGCTCGTGAATTGGCGCTTTTAAGCCTCAGCCAATTGCCAGTCAACCCAAAGAAATTAGAGAAATTGGAAGACGATCAACTAGTATCCAAGTTGCTACTAGGAGCAGTACGCACTCTGACCTCAGAAGTACAAGATACCCTCGATAATGCCGCAGGTGAACTACAACGCAGTAACGATCGCCTCTTAAGTAGCCAAACTCGGGCCTCCGACCTCAATACTGCTAGAACCATGCTTCAAGAAGCGATCGGCTGCACCCAGACAGCAATCAATCAGTTGGGTACAGCACTTGATTTCCCAGTATTGATTCAGTTAGCTAATCAGGACAAGGGAGTTCGGAATTACGCCAAAGAGCTTGTGATTACCGTCAACGAAAATCGACACATTATAGATGAACTCATTTCTGCTGCCTTAGTAGATTGGCAAGTAACTCGTCTCGCCCAAATTGACCGCGATATCTTGCAAATCGCTGTGGCAGAAATGAAGTTCTTAGGAGTTCCAGACAGTATTGCCATCAATGAAGCTGTGGAGCTAGCCAAACGCTACAGTGGAGACGATGGTCATCGCTTTATTAATGGTGTTTTGCGCCGAGTCACTGAGCAGAAAAAAACTGCGTAGTACTGCCGCGGAATTCATAATTTCTATACTGCTGTGGAAAAAAGTCTGTAGCCGCTTCTGCGGCTTCCTCCAAGGGAAACTTCTCCCTTTGAGAGTAAGAGTAAATCTACACTAACGCAAAAAACTCTCTGTTGTAACGATTCTCCTCAAACGGGCGTTGAAAGGTGAGGATAACCCGAAAGTTTTCACCCCAAGAAAAAGTGCAAAGTTAAATTAAACTCATAACTTATAACTTATAACTCATATAACTAATACTGCTGCAATGGTTTTTAATTGGTTCCGTCGTCAACATAACGATTCCTCTAACACTCCCTCTGATAAGAAACAGGAAGAAACTTCTCCTGCACAAGAACCCCAACCAGAGCCAGCCAAAACCTCAACGCCAACTGCTGAAACTGCACCAGACACAACGACAGACTTATTGGCATTTGCTAAAGCAGCCTACAAAAATATTCAGCAAAAACAGCAAGTTGAGGTAGTAGAAACCCCACCCGATCCAGCAGATACCTTAGCATCATTAATACAACCTGAAACCGTAGAAACGGTCATTGCAGAAATCACTGAAGCAGAAGCAACTGAGGAACCTGCTAGTATAATCGTAGAAACTACACAGTCAGAAGTTCAAGCTCCTAGTGAGGAAGAAATTACAGAAGATTCCTCAGTGGCAGCAATTGCCGCTCGGCCAGATGTTTCCAGTTCAGAACTCACGGCAAGTGAAGTTGAACCAACACCCACCGAACCACTAGCTACGCCAGAGGCAACACAGCCAACAGCACCATCCTTCTTAGAACGGGCGGCGGCAGAACGGCAAGCCAAGCTAGAACAACTAATAGCCACTGCCATTGAAGTTCCAGAACCGGAGGTAGTACAGCCAGTAGCGACAACCTCAGAAACAGGAGAGGAAATTTCTGGACTGCTATTTGATGATGGCTTTGTCTGGTCAGCGAAAGTTCTAGCAGCTCAAGGTAGAAGTGCAGAAGACGTTTCTATTGAAGAAATTACCTGGCTGAAAAAGCTTCGGCAAGGATTAGACAAAACTCGCCGTAGTATTCTCAACCAACTGAAGGCGATCGTTGGTCAAGGGCCGCTAAACCTTGCTGCTGTGACGGAAATTGAGGCATTGCTTTTGCAAGCTGATGTGGGTGTAGAGGCGACAGACTTTATTATCAATGCCCTCCAGACAAAACTTCGAGAAGAAGTTACCGCACCCGAAGAAGCGATCGCTTTCCTGAAAAAAATTCTCCGGGATATGCTGGATGCACCGAGCAAAACATCCCACAAAACTACCTTTACCCCAGAAAAAGAAACCTTGAATATTTGGTTAATTACTGGGGTGAATGGTGCTGGTAAAACCACCACTATCGGTAAAATTGCCCATCTTGGACAAAAATCTGGCTATAAATGCCTGATTGGGGCAGCAGACACCTTCCGCGCCGCTGCCGTGGAACAGGTGAAGGTTTGGGGTAGTAGAAGCGGCGTGGATGTAATTGCCAATCCAGGAAAGAATACAGATCCGGCAGCAGTTGTATTTGATGCGATCGCGGCCGCCCAAGCACGTCAAACCGAATTACTTCTGGTAGATACAGCTGGGCGACTGCAAAACAAGAAAAATTTAATGGATGAACTCGGTAAAATCCGACGAATTATCGATAAAAAAGCCCCAAATGCCAAGGTAGAATCACTATTGGTTTTAGATGCCACTTTAGGTCAAAATGGACTGCGGCAAGCTGAAGTTTTTTCCCAAGCTGCCCAACTCAGTGGTGTTGTCTTAACCAAGCTGGATGGTACTGCCAAAGGCGGCGTTGCCCTTGCCGTTGTGCAGCAGCTAGGTTTACCCATTCGCTTTATTGGTGCTGGCGAAGGAATTGAAGACCTACGCCCCTTTTCGAGCTATGAGTTTGTCGAAGCTCTCTTGAGTGGTTAGTTGAAAAATTTCGAGTTAAAAATTTTTCTTAACAAACTTAGGACTTACGCAATACTGTATGATTCTTCTCTGGGAGACACTGCGTGTTGGCGTAAGCTTCTGACGGAGAAAGAGATTCGATAAATTAAGCTTTTTAGCTATTTTTTCGTAAGTCCTAAAGCTGATAAATTTAGGGATGACCGATCTGTTATTATCACTTCAACTAACTAGAAACAGCTCAAGTCCTAAAATTATGAATTTGTCACAATAAATGGGTGACTTTTGCTAAAATTTCTAGCTAATGCCCTTTTTGAAGTCTTAAACGGGCTTTTTAAATGTAGTAGTACGGTATTTAGTGCGACATACAAAAGCCCCTAGACTTTCATCTTGCAGCAATTGAAAAGGGAATCGAGACGCTCACCCCCACACAACTATATTGTGGGATGGACAGCAGTCTCAGTGGTGAGCAGTGCGTTGGGGAACCAGCGCGGCTCATTTCAGCGCTACGGGAGGTTTTCCCTCCATAGGTGTCTGGTGTTGGCTATGGCGACTTGTTCGTGCAACGTCTCTCGATAGGTTTGAATTCTAATGGTTAAATGAAAACACTCTTTCTGACTTTTGACTTAAATTTATTGGAAGATGTTTCTTCTATTTTTAGTGTCATATCTTCTATTCATATCTTACACTTACCAAATGACTTACCCCTAAAATAAATTACAGGCTAATGGTTTAACTCTGTTACAGCTGACTCAAAAGATAGAGTTACTTCACTTTTGTCCCGTTTTGATGGGTTTAAGTTTTGCGTCTTCAGCAACTCAAAATTCGCAAAACGAGAAATTAAAAATGGAAAAGCTCAATCTTGGCGATTATCCCGGCAACTATGGTATACAAATTAAGTATTTGAAGACTTATTTATATATTCTCAGATTTGGGAATGAGTGTAAGTCTGTTTTTTACCAAGCCAAGCTCGATTTGAGCGCTTATAGAGGTTTTCACTCAAAAACTTGTAGTCTCCTAGTTTCCTCTGCCCAAACAGTCCCTCGGAAAGCGTTATAAATTATTCTTTGAATAAAGTATTTTTATGACTTTAGAGATATGCTTTGGGAATTAAGCTATGAAAAAATGAAAAGCTTTCTGAAATATCAGCAAAACTAGTAATTTTTACGGGTAAAGTTTGGACTAAAAATACATGATTTGAAATTACTAATATTCCATTAGAAATACAAGAAGCAAATAAAATACTTATAAAATTTGCCTGTTACGTCTTTATACTCTTGCTAAAATGACAAGTCTTGTCTAAATATGGTTTAGCAATGCCAAAAGATTTATAAGTAATCTAAAATCTGCCAATATAAAGTGCAATAATACCTGTGCCTGTGTCTCAACTGCCCTCTCAACCCATTGATAATAATAGTAGTGCCGCGACGGATGTCACACCAGTCGTGGCACTTAAAGAACTCGTGGCAAGGTTGCACCGGGAACAGAACAAAATTCAAGATTTGCTAAGTTCTTTAGGATTTGCCCTGAGAAGTTTTAATAATTTGAATCAGTTTTTGGAACTGATTCCGCTGATGGCAACAAGAGTGACAGATGCAGACGGTAGCGCCCTGTTTCTCTACAAACCTAATGGTCAAGTCAGGTTAGAACAGTTACATTGGCAAGATAGTGGCCAGCGCAAGAATATCCGCAAAGCGCTAGAAATAGCCAGTAGTCAAATCACGCTTTTGCCAAATACTGCCCCCCTAGCTAATGCCACAGGAATTTTAGATGACCAGATGCATCGCTATTTGGGGCCAGATGTACAAATCTTTGGTACGGCAATTCTGGTAAAGCATACAGAACGGGGATGGCTCTATGTCTTGAGCCGCGATCCAGAATATAGTTGGACAGAAACTAGGCAAAAGTTAGTTAGGTTAGTGGCAGACCAAACAGCAGTAGCGATCGAAAACGATGAACTAGCTGTAGAACTAAGAAAAAAAGAACGCCTAGACCAAGAACTAGAAATTGGCGCAGAAATTCAACGGCGACTTCTACCACGTCAATGCCCTACAGTTCCTGGTGCAGTCCTAGCGGCACGTTGTAAACCTGCCAATCGCGTCGGCGGAGACTACTACGACTTTATTGCTACCAATCATAATAAGATTCAGCCCAAGATCAAAGGTGGCACCGAAACTAGTCGCTGGGGTTTGGTTATTGGAGATGTCATGGGCAAAGGTGTCCCTGCTGGGCTGATTATGACGATGATGCGGGGAATGCTACGAGGAGAAGTGCTACATGGTAATTCCCCCGCCAGAATTCTACAAAACTTAAATAGAGTTATGTATGCGGATTTGGAAAATTCCCATCGCTTTGTAACACTATTTTACTCCGAATATAACCCCTACAGCCGAATTCTGTCTTATAGCAATGCGGCACACAATCCTCCCTTGTGGTGGCACGCAGCTACAAAAACTGTCACCCGTTTAGATACTTTGGGAATGTTAATCGGTTTGGATGCCAACAGCCAATATGAAGATGCCCAGGCACAGTTAGAGCCTGGGGATACAATTATTTACTATACAGATGGTTTGACCGATGCTGCTGCTGCTGGTGGCGATCGCTTTGATGAAGACAATTTTGTTGCTGGCTTCAATACTGCTTGTAAATACTGCAATGGGCCAGAGGAGATTGTGGATTACTTATTTGACCAAGTTCAGCAATTCATCGGTGGTGATAAACAAAACACTGATGATATGACACTAGTTGTTCTGCAAATTTTATAATTATTGGGCATTTATACTCGGTCAAGTCATGAGTCAATGCTTGGGGTTATGGTGACAGAGGATTCACCACAGTGATTTTACTAAATTTAATTTTTTATTTATTTTTATTTAAATTTTCGTAGCGATCGCCCAAATGGTTGTACATCAACCTTTTTTGGTGAATTGTTTGTATTTAGCCTTTCGGATAATACATAAAAAATGATCGTTAGAATACTTTTCTGTTCAATTAAAAACTATATATTTTGCACATCTAGCACAGTAGGAAACGCTAAGGGGGAGAGCAGGTAAAAGGTAAAAGGTACAAGGTAAAAAGTAAAAGGTAAATTTACTTCTTCATTTTTGCTTTCTTTCTATCCTTGTGACGCAAGCATTTAGTCTGCTCACTTTTGGCGTTTTAATTTTTTCTTTCTCCGCCGTAGCAAGTTCACAACAGCTACGACGGAGTTTTGCTTTATTTATTTCTTAGGTCTAGACTTGGTTATTTTAAAATAATTCGTAATTGGTAATGACGCTTTCTAGCGCAGCGTCTCATAAAGAGTGTCATTACGAATTAGTAATTAGTTAAACTTCTTTAGTATTTAAGTTACTAACCCTCATTTAATAATTTGTCAAGATATACAGCAAAATTCAGAATTCAGAATTCAAGAGTAAAACACACTTTATATCTGGGTAACAGACGAATCGTTGTGTACCTCACTTTCCTTGAAATCTCCTGTCTCTGAAAACATTTTAGATGAAGAAAAATTTAGATAGCTATTCTATTCTTGCGCCCCAGCTTGTTGCAAACTCCGCACCACATTCTTATAACCATTAAATTCTGCAATCATCAAAGCAGTATAACCGCCCCGGTTTTTCAAATTCACATCTGCCCCAGCTTGGAGTAATAACTGCACAATTTCGCCATAACCTGCTGAAGCAGCCCACATCAATGATGTAGCCCTCGTTGAATCTTGAAAATTTACATCCGCCCCCTTTGCCAGCAACAAATGTACGATCTCTTTGTGTTTGCGTTCGGTTGCCTTGATCAAAGCAGTTTTGCCATCATCCCCTGGAGTGTTGACATCAGCACCATAGTCTAACAAAACTTGCACCGTTTGCGTGTGTCCTTGTGATGCAGCCAACGTTAAAGGTACTTCACCAAGATTTTTCCCATTTATATCTCCGCCAGAACGTAGCAGTGCCTCGACAATTTGGCTATGTCCCTGCAATGCTGCTACAAGCAGTGGTGTATCGCCCAGGTAGTTGCTAATTTGGACATCTGCACCCCTGTTAAGTAACATTTGCATTACATCAATGTAGCCTTCCACAACGGCAAGGTGTAAGGCAGTTTCACCATCTTTATCTTGGAGATTAATCTGGGCATCTCGATCTAGTAAAGCTGCTGCGATCGCACTGTGTCCAGCCGCTACTGCTGCTGATAGGGCAGTTCCACCATCAGCGTTTTTCACATTCACATCAGCCCCTGCTGCTAGCAGTGCTTCCACAATCTCTAGATGTCCCAAGTCTGCCGCTAGCATTAAGAGTGTCTCACCCTCCTCATCTCGGATATTGACATCAACACCAGTTTGGAGAATTGCTTCTATAACTTCTATTTTTCCCTGCTTCACGGCGAGTTTCAACGCCGTATCATCATCTCGATCTGCGATATTAACTTGGGCATCAGCAGCCAATAAAACTCGCACTACATCAATATGACCTTTAAGTACTGCTGCCATTAAAGCTGTACTGCCATCTTCATTAGTGGCATTAACATCTGCACCTCTAGATAGTAAAAGTTGCACAATGTCAAGCTGTTTGGCACTAGCCGCCAACATCAAAGCCGTCAAACCATAGAGTTTTCTGGGCAAGTTGATATTTGCCCCAGTATCCAGAAGCGATCGCACAATTTCGGTATAGCCTAAATTAGCAGCAAACATTAACGCCGTAGTGCCTTGGCGATCGCACGCGTCCACCCTCGTACCAGCCGCTAGTAGCGCACACAGCCCTTTAATATCACCACTTTTAGCAGCTTTAAGCAGCAAAGTATCTTTGTTTTCAGTCATGGATCAGATCCCACACAGGGGATTTTGTTCGTCTACCCTCAAAATTTAGTCTGAGATTGTTTATCCACTTTGGCAAGAGGCCGAAGGAAAATAGTCGGTGAGGATGGTGAGTCTCTTTTAATTTGTGCCAATTTAAGCACAGAAAATAGAGTTATGCTAATTTTTATGAAGATTTAATGATTAGGCGAGAACACGATGAGTCTGGAACTTTCTACGTCGGTAAAATATTGGCTGAACTTCGTCCATCCTGTGCTCATGTGGGCGCTATTAGCACTCTCAATTT harbors:
- the ftsY gene encoding signal recognition particle-docking protein FtsY, with the translated sequence MVFNWFRRQHNDSSNTPSDKKQEETSPAQEPQPEPAKTSTPTAETAPDTTTDLLAFAKAAYKNIQQKQQVEVVETPPDPADTLASLIQPETVETVIAEITEAEATEEPASIIVETTQSEVQAPSEEEITEDSSVAAIAARPDVSSSELTASEVEPTPTEPLATPEATQPTAPSFLERAAAERQAKLEQLIATAIEVPEPEVVQPVATTSETGEEISGLLFDDGFVWSAKVLAAQGRSAEDVSIEEITWLKKLRQGLDKTRRSILNQLKAIVGQGPLNLAAVTEIEALLLQADVGVEATDFIINALQTKLREEVTAPEEAIAFLKKILRDMLDAPSKTSHKTTFTPEKETLNIWLITGVNGAGKTTTIGKIAHLGQKSGYKCLIGAADTFRAAAVEQVKVWGSRSGVDVIANPGKNTDPAAVVFDAIAAAQARQTELLLVDTAGRLQNKKNLMDELGKIRRIIDKKAPNAKVESLLVLDATLGQNGLRQAEVFSQAAQLSGVVLTKLDGTAKGGVALAVVQQLGLPIRFIGAGEGIEDLRPFSSYEFVEALLSG
- the nusB gene encoding transcription antitermination factor NusB, which translates into the protein MQPRKPQQIARELALLSLSQLPVNPKKLEKLEDDQLVSKLLLGAVRTLTSEVQDTLDNAAGELQRSNDRLLSSQTRASDLNTARTMLQEAIGCTQTAINQLGTALDFPVLIQLANQDKGVRNYAKELVITVNENRHIIDELISAALVDWQVTRLAQIDRDILQIAVAEMKFLGVPDSIAINEAVELAKRYSGDDGHRFINGVLRRVTEQKKTA
- a CDS encoding ankyrin repeat domain-containing protein, with amino-acid sequence MTENKDTLLLKAAKSGDIKGLCALLAAGTRVDACDRQGTTALMFAANLGYTEIVRSLLDTGANINLPRKLYGLTALMLAASAKQLDIVQLLLSRGADVNATNEDGSTALMAAVLKGHIDVVRVLLAADAQVNIADRDDDTALKLAVKQGKIEVIEAILQTGVDVNIRDEEGETLLMLAADLGHLEIVEALLAAGADVNVKNADGGTALSAAVAAGHSAIAAALLDRDAQINLQDKDGETALHLAVVEGYIDVMQMLLNRGADVQISNYLGDTPLLVAALQGHSQIVEALLRSGGDINGKNLGEVPLTLAASQGHTQTVQVLLDYGADVNTPGDDGKTALIKATERKHKEIVHLLLAKGADVNFQDSTRATSLMWAASAGYGEIVQLLLQAGADVNLKNRGGYTALMIAEFNGYKNVVRSLQQAGAQE
- a CDS encoding DUF502 domain-containing protein — protein: MDTNNKSSSSFKQENRGLVIDRLKQDLKNDLIAGLLVIIPLATTIWLTITIATWVINFLTQIPKQLNPFDGLNPFLVNIFNLLVGLAVPLLSILLMGLMARNLAGRWLLDFGERLLQAISLAGQVYKTLKQLLETILKDSNGKFRRVILVEYPRRGIWAIAFVTGAISSDIQTQISRPVLSVFIPTTQNPTTGWYAVVPEDEVVNLSMSIEDAFKIVVSGGIVASNTPLVFPKSTLEVKHDEIKQQVIPVEET
- a CDS encoding PP2C family protein-serine/threonine phosphatase; this translates as MPVSQLPSQPIDNNSSAATDVTPVVALKELVARLHREQNKIQDLLSSLGFALRSFNNLNQFLELIPLMATRVTDADGSALFLYKPNGQVRLEQLHWQDSGQRKNIRKALEIASSQITLLPNTAPLANATGILDDQMHRYLGPDVQIFGTAILVKHTERGWLYVLSRDPEYSWTETRQKLVRLVADQTAVAIENDELAVELRKKERLDQELEIGAEIQRRLLPRQCPTVPGAVLAARCKPANRVGGDYYDFIATNHNKIQPKIKGGTETSRWGLVIGDVMGKGVPAGLIMTMMRGMLRGEVLHGNSPARILQNLNRVMYADLENSHRFVTLFYSEYNPYSRILSYSNAAHNPPLWWHAATKTVTRLDTLGMLIGLDANSQYEDAQAQLEPGDTIIYYTDGLTDAAAAGGDRFDEDNFVAGFNTACKYCNGPEEIVDYLFDQVQQFIGGDKQNTDDMTLVVLQIL